In a single window of the Littorina saxatilis isolate snail1 linkage group LG3, US_GU_Lsax_2.0, whole genome shotgun sequence genome:
- the LOC138961864 gene encoding splicing factor YJU2-like, which yields MSERKVLNKYYPPDFDPSKIPKLRESKNKTFSIRIMAPFNMRCNVCGEYIYKGKKFNSRKENVEDEDFLGLRIFRFYIRCPKCVAEIAFKTDLKNTDYTLEAGATRLFEAEKLAQQMAERERLEKEAEELNPMKVLENRTKASHREMAQIDELEELREINARHAKVDTNVLLERQTLYEEHLLRLQEEEEDKIVQSIFGTEEGLAVKRLADSDSDDETEGRKPKVKKPALGQGQAPTDLLTDATPEAPSTKQEAKKTPSWQKSVGTLSSKGGLAGLVKRKPAAKQKTNKPSHSSDAAASKPLPSNNGVTPTASTETQRLVASSLSQQAKTQSAVSSSAVNGPTKTVVTAGSATQSSSNKGGNSASLSGGSALGLLGGYSGSESDSDSS from the exons ATGTCGGAAAGAAAAGTCTTGAAT AAATACTACCCTCCAGACTTTGACCCATCGAAGATCCCGAAGCTTCGAGAGTCAAAGAACAAGACATTCAGCATCCGTATCATGGCACCGTTCAATATGAG GTGCAATGTCTGCGGGGAGTACATTTACAAAGGCAAGAAGTTCAACTCTCGCAAAGAAAATGTGGAAGATGAAGATTTCCTTGGGCTTAGAATCTTTCGTTTCTACATTCGCTGTCCCAAGTGTGTTGCTGAGATAGCGTTTAAG ACGGACCTGAAGAATACCGATTACACCTTGGAGGCAGGAGCAACACGACTTTTTGAGGCCGAGAAACTGGCTCAACAGATGGCGGAGCGCGAACGTCTTGAAAAGGAGGCAGAAGAACTGAACCCCATGAAG GTCCTGGAGAATCGCACAAAAGCCAGTCACAGGGAAATGGCCCAGATTGACGAGCTTGAAGAACTTCGTGAGATCAACGCCAGGCATGCCAAGGTGGACACCAATGTCCTGCTGGAGAGGCAGACTCTCTATGAAGAACACCTACTGCGCCttcaggaagaggaagaagacaaAATTGTGCA GTCTATTTTTGGCACTGAGGAGGGCCTGGCGGTAAAACGTCTTGCCGACTCAGACAGCGACGACGAGACAGAAGGCAGGAAACCTAAAGTGAAGAAACCCGCTCTCGGGCAAGGGCAAGCACCGACTGATCTTCTCACA GACGCCACACCAGAGGCCCCGAGCACCAAGCAGGAAGCCAAGAAGACGCCATCATGGCAGAAGAGCGTGGGAACACTCTCCTCCAAGGGCGGTCTTGCCGGCCTGGTCAAAAGGAAACCAGCCGCAAAACAGAAAACTAACAAACCATCACACTCCAGCGATGCAGCCGCATCAAAACCATTGCCGTCGAACAACGGAGTCACGCCCACTGCTtcaacagaaacacagagactTGTTGCCTCGTCTCTTTCACAGCAGGCTAAAACACAAAGCGCAGTCAGTTCTTCTGCAGTGAACGGGCCAACAAAAACTGTCGTGACAGCAGGTTCAGCAACGCAATCCTCCAGcaacaagggaggcaactctgcTAGCTTGTCGGGTGGATCTGCCCTGGGGTTGTTGGGGGGCTACTctggcagtgaaagtgacagtGATTCAAGTTAG